A single Mustela lutreola isolate mMusLut2 chromosome X, mMusLut2.pri, whole genome shotgun sequence DNA region contains:
- the IDH3G gene encoding isocitrate dehydrogenase [NAD] subunit gamma, mitochondrial isoform X1 — protein MALKVAAVVGGAAKAVLRPALLCRPWEDFSWPLPDGLDSSRRHLGSLCQVLGAHEAPRRSISPPSAKYGGRHTVTMIPGDGIGPELMLHVKSVFRHACVPVDFEEVHVSSSADEEDVRNAIMAIRRNRVALKGNIETNHNLPPSHKSRNNILRTSLDLYANVIHCKSLPGVVTRHRDIDILIVRENTEGEYSSLEHESVAGVVESLKIITKAKSLRIAEYAFKLAQESGRKKVTAVHKANIMKLGDGLFLQCCKEVAARYPQITFENMIVDNTTMQLVSRPQQFDVMVMPNLYGNIVNNVCAGLVGGPGLVAGANYGHVYAVFETATRNTGKSIANKNIANPTATLLASCMMLDHLKLHSYATSIRKAVLASMDNENMHTPDIGGQGTTSEAIQDIIRHIRIINGRAVDA, from the exons ATGGCGCTGAAGGTGGCAGCGGTCGTCGGTGGCGCTGCAAAGGCAGTGCTCAGACCTGCCCTCCTTTGCCGTCCTTGGGAG gACTTCAGCTGGCCTTTGCCGGATGGGCTGGACAGCAGCCGTCGGCATCTGGGTTCTCTTTGCCAGGTTCTCGGTGCCCATGAGGCCCCCCGGAGGAGCATCTCA CCTCCGTCGGCGAAGTATGGTGGACGGCACACGGTCACCATGATCCCGGGCGATGGCATAGGGCCAGAGCTCATGTTGCACGTCAAGTCTGTGTTCAG GCATGCGTGTGTGCCGGTGGACTTTGAAGAGGTGCACGTGAGCTCCAGTGCTGATGAGGAGGACGTCCGCAACGCCATCATGGCCATCCGGCGGAACCGCGTGGCCCTGAAGG GCAACATTGAAACCAATCACAACCTGCCTCCGTCTCACAAATCCCGAAACAACATCCTTCG caccagCCTGGACCTCTACGCCAATGTCATCCACTGTAAGAGCCTGCCAGGAGTGGTGACCCGTCACAGGGACATAGATATCCTCATCGTCCGGGAAAACACAGAGGGCGAGTACAGCAGCCTAGAACATGAG aGTGTGGCTGGAGTGGTGGAGAGCCTGAAGATCATCACCAAAGCGAAGTCCCTGCGCATTGCTGAATACGCCTTCAAACTGGCCCAGGAAAGCGGGCGCAAGAAAGTGACAGCCGTGCACAAAGCCAACATCAT GAAACTGGGCGATGGGCTCTTCCTCCAGTGCTGCAAGGAAGTGGCAGCCCGCTATCCGCAGATCACCTTTGAAAATATGATTGTGGACAACACCACCATGCAG CTGGTGTCCCGACCCCAGCAGTTTGATGTCATGGTGATGCCCAATCTCTATGGAAACATTGTCAACAACGTCTGCGCAGGACTGGTTGGGGGCCCTGGCCTTGTGGCCGGGGCCAACTATGGCCACGTGTATGCTGTGTTTGAGACG GCCACGAGGAACACGGGCAAGAGCATCGCCAACAAGAACATCGCCAACCCCACGGCCACGCTGCTGGCGAGTTGCATGATGCTCGACCACCTCAA GCTCCATTCCTATGCCACATCCATCCGTAAGGCCGTGTTGGCGTCCATGGACAACGAAAAC ATGCACACCCCAGACATTGGGGGGCAGGGCACCACATCGGAGGCCATCCAGGACATCATCCGCCACATCCGCATCATCAATGGCCGCGCCGTGGACGCCTAG
- the SSR4 gene encoding translocon-associated protein subunit delta isoform X2, whose translation MAALASFGALALFLLSSLSCCSEACVEPQITPSYYTTSDAVISTETVFIVEISLTCKNRVQNMALYADVSGKQFPVTRGQDVGRYQVSWSVDHKSARAGTYEVRFFDEESYSLLRKAQRNNEDISVIPPLFTVRVDHRGTWNGPWVSTEVLAAAIGLVIYYLAFSAKSHIQA comes from the exons ATGGCGGCGCTGGCATCTTTCGGCGCCCTGGCGCTATTCCTGCTGTCCAGCCTCTCCTGCTGCTCAG AGGCCTGCGTGGAACCCCAGATCACCCCTTCCTACTACACCACCTCGGATGCTGTCATTTCCACTGAGACTGTTTTCATCGTGGAGATCTCCCTGACGTGCAAGAACAGGGTCCAG AACATGGCTCTTTATGCTGATGTCAGTGGAAAGCAGTTTCCTGTCACCCGGGGCCAGGACGTGGGACGCTATCAG GTGTCCTGGAGCGTAGACCACAAGAGCGCCCGCGCAGGCACCTATGAGGTCAGATTCTTCGATGAGGAGTCCTACAGCCTCCTGAGGAAG GCTCAGAGAAATAATGAGGATATTTCCGTCATCCCGCCCCTGTTCACAGTCCGCGTGGACCACCGG GGCACCTGGAACGGGCCCTGGGTCTCTACCGAGGTGTTGGCTGCTGCCATCGGCCTGGTGATCTACTACCTGGCCTTCAGTGCCAAGAGTCACATCCAGGCCTGA
- the IDH3G gene encoding isocitrate dehydrogenase [NAD] subunit gamma, mitochondrial isoform X3 yields the protein MALKVAAVVGGAAKAVLRPALLCRPWEVLGAHEAPRRSISPPSAKYGGRHTVTMIPGDGIGPELMLHVKSVFRHACVPVDFEEVHVSSSADEEDVRNAIMAIRRNRVALKGNIETNHNLPPSHKSRNNILRTSLDLYANVIHCKSLPGVVTRHRDIDILIVRENTEGEYSSLEHESVAGVVESLKIITKAKSLRIAEYAFKLAQESGRKKVTAVHKANIMKLGDGLFLQCCKEVAARYPQITFENMIVDNTTMQLVSRPQQFDVMVMPNLYGNIVNNVCAGLVGGPGLVAGANYGHVYAVFETATRNTGKSIANKNIANPTATLLASCMMLDHLKLHSYATSIRKAVLASMDNENMHTPDIGGQGTTSEAIQDIIRHIRIINGRAVDA from the exons ATGGCGCTGAAGGTGGCAGCGGTCGTCGGTGGCGCTGCAAAGGCAGTGCTCAGACCTGCCCTCCTTTGCCGTCCTTGGGAG GTTCTCGGTGCCCATGAGGCCCCCCGGAGGAGCATCTCA CCTCCGTCGGCGAAGTATGGTGGACGGCACACGGTCACCATGATCCCGGGCGATGGCATAGGGCCAGAGCTCATGTTGCACGTCAAGTCTGTGTTCAG GCATGCGTGTGTGCCGGTGGACTTTGAAGAGGTGCACGTGAGCTCCAGTGCTGATGAGGAGGACGTCCGCAACGCCATCATGGCCATCCGGCGGAACCGCGTGGCCCTGAAGG GCAACATTGAAACCAATCACAACCTGCCTCCGTCTCACAAATCCCGAAACAACATCCTTCG caccagCCTGGACCTCTACGCCAATGTCATCCACTGTAAGAGCCTGCCAGGAGTGGTGACCCGTCACAGGGACATAGATATCCTCATCGTCCGGGAAAACACAGAGGGCGAGTACAGCAGCCTAGAACATGAG aGTGTGGCTGGAGTGGTGGAGAGCCTGAAGATCATCACCAAAGCGAAGTCCCTGCGCATTGCTGAATACGCCTTCAAACTGGCCCAGGAAAGCGGGCGCAAGAAAGTGACAGCCGTGCACAAAGCCAACATCAT GAAACTGGGCGATGGGCTCTTCCTCCAGTGCTGCAAGGAAGTGGCAGCCCGCTATCCGCAGATCACCTTTGAAAATATGATTGTGGACAACACCACCATGCAG CTGGTGTCCCGACCCCAGCAGTTTGATGTCATGGTGATGCCCAATCTCTATGGAAACATTGTCAACAACGTCTGCGCAGGACTGGTTGGGGGCCCTGGCCTTGTGGCCGGGGCCAACTATGGCCACGTGTATGCTGTGTTTGAGACG GCCACGAGGAACACGGGCAAGAGCATCGCCAACAAGAACATCGCCAACCCCACGGCCACGCTGCTGGCGAGTTGCATGATGCTCGACCACCTCAA GCTCCATTCCTATGCCACATCCATCCGTAAGGCCGTGTTGGCGTCCATGGACAACGAAAAC ATGCACACCCCAGACATTGGGGGGCAGGGCACCACATCGGAGGCCATCCAGGACATCATCCGCCACATCCGCATCATCAATGGCCGCGCCGTGGACGCCTAG
- the IDH3G gene encoding isocitrate dehydrogenase [NAD] subunit gamma, mitochondrial isoform X2: MALKVAAVVGGAAKAVLRPALLCRPWEVLGAHEAPRRSISQQTIPPSAKYGGRHTVTMIPGDGIGPELMLHVKSVFRHACVPVDFEEVHVSSSADEEDVRNAIMAIRRNRVALKGNIETNHNLPPSHKSRNNILRTSLDLYANVIHCKSLPGVVTRHRDIDILIVRENTEGEYSSLEHESVAGVVESLKIITKAKSLRIAEYAFKLAQESGRKKVTAVHKANIMKLGDGLFLQCCKEVAARYPQITFENMIVDNTTMQLVSRPQQFDVMVMPNLYGNIVNNVCAGLVGGPGLVAGANYGHVYAVFETATRNTGKSIANKNIANPTATLLASCMMLDHLKLHSYATSIRKAVLASMDNENMHTPDIGGQGTTSEAIQDIIRHIRIINGRAVDA, translated from the exons ATGGCGCTGAAGGTGGCAGCGGTCGTCGGTGGCGCTGCAAAGGCAGTGCTCAGACCTGCCCTCCTTTGCCGTCCTTGGGAG GTTCTCGGTGCCCATGAGGCCCCCCGGAGGAGCATCTCA CAACAAACAATT CCTCCGTCGGCGAAGTATGGTGGACGGCACACGGTCACCATGATCCCGGGCGATGGCATAGGGCCAGAGCTCATGTTGCACGTCAAGTCTGTGTTCAG GCATGCGTGTGTGCCGGTGGACTTTGAAGAGGTGCACGTGAGCTCCAGTGCTGATGAGGAGGACGTCCGCAACGCCATCATGGCCATCCGGCGGAACCGCGTGGCCCTGAAGG GCAACATTGAAACCAATCACAACCTGCCTCCGTCTCACAAATCCCGAAACAACATCCTTCG caccagCCTGGACCTCTACGCCAATGTCATCCACTGTAAGAGCCTGCCAGGAGTGGTGACCCGTCACAGGGACATAGATATCCTCATCGTCCGGGAAAACACAGAGGGCGAGTACAGCAGCCTAGAACATGAG aGTGTGGCTGGAGTGGTGGAGAGCCTGAAGATCATCACCAAAGCGAAGTCCCTGCGCATTGCTGAATACGCCTTCAAACTGGCCCAGGAAAGCGGGCGCAAGAAAGTGACAGCCGTGCACAAAGCCAACATCAT GAAACTGGGCGATGGGCTCTTCCTCCAGTGCTGCAAGGAAGTGGCAGCCCGCTATCCGCAGATCACCTTTGAAAATATGATTGTGGACAACACCACCATGCAG CTGGTGTCCCGACCCCAGCAGTTTGATGTCATGGTGATGCCCAATCTCTATGGAAACATTGTCAACAACGTCTGCGCAGGACTGGTTGGGGGCCCTGGCCTTGTGGCCGGGGCCAACTATGGCCACGTGTATGCTGTGTTTGAGACG GCCACGAGGAACACGGGCAAGAGCATCGCCAACAAGAACATCGCCAACCCCACGGCCACGCTGCTGGCGAGTTGCATGATGCTCGACCACCTCAA GCTCCATTCCTATGCCACATCCATCCGTAAGGCCGTGTTGGCGTCCATGGACAACGAAAAC ATGCACACCCCAGACATTGGGGGGCAGGGCACCACATCGGAGGCCATCCAGGACATCATCCGCCACATCCGCATCATCAATGGCCGCGCCGTGGACGCCTAG
- the SSR4 gene encoding translocon-associated protein subunit delta isoform X1 has translation MAALASFGALALFLLSSLSCCSAEACVEPQITPSYYTTSDAVISTETVFIVEISLTCKNRVQNMALYADVSGKQFPVTRGQDVGRYQVSWSVDHKSARAGTYEVRFFDEESYSLLRKAQRNNEDISVIPPLFTVRVDHRGTWNGPWVSTEVLAAAIGLVIYYLAFSAKSHIQA, from the exons ATGGCGGCGCTGGCATCTTTCGGCGCCCTGGCGCTATTCCTGCTGTCCAGCCTCTCCTGCTGCTCAG CAGAGGCCTGCGTGGAACCCCAGATCACCCCTTCCTACTACACCACCTCGGATGCTGTCATTTCCACTGAGACTGTTTTCATCGTGGAGATCTCCCTGACGTGCAAGAACAGGGTCCAG AACATGGCTCTTTATGCTGATGTCAGTGGAAAGCAGTTTCCTGTCACCCGGGGCCAGGACGTGGGACGCTATCAG GTGTCCTGGAGCGTAGACCACAAGAGCGCCCGCGCAGGCACCTATGAGGTCAGATTCTTCGATGAGGAGTCCTACAGCCTCCTGAGGAAG GCTCAGAGAAATAATGAGGATATTTCCGTCATCCCGCCCCTGTTCACAGTCCGCGTGGACCACCGG GGCACCTGGAACGGGCCCTGGGTCTCTACCGAGGTGTTGGCTGCTGCCATCGGCCTGGTGATCTACTACCTGGCCTTCAGTGCCAAGAGTCACATCCAGGCCTGA